AAATAAAATCATTTTTAATAATCCGTCTTTTATATCTTCCAAAGACGGCAAAGAATTATTTTTGCTGTGCTTGCCCTCAATCAGAAAAATATTCTTTCCTTTAACTTCGGCTTCGTCCGAAGTGAAATAATAATAACCGCCCAAATAATTTTGTATTGTGATTATTGCTTTTGTTCCCGATAAATTTTCTTTTGGTTGAATAGTCAATCGTTCTCGTCTTTGGGCTTTTTCTGCTAACATTCGCGACAGCTTCATAAACTCATCTTTGCCCTTCAAAAGTTCGATAATCCTTTTTTCTGCAGTTTGTCGCGAGTGCATTTCTACCTTTAATTTTTTAGAGATTTTAGCGTAAGATTCCAACGCTTTTTGCCCAATTTGGCCAACTTTATCAACATGAGCAAGATTCCAATGTAAGGCGTCTGATTGATAGGAAAGAATATTTTTAATTTGTCCTTGAATGTACTCGGTATCAAATCGCTGGTTTGTAATTTTGTGTCTATATCTTTTGCTTCTTTTGGCATCGTTGTAATAAGTAATAATTACATAAATCCCCAATAAACTCATTAATGAAATCGTATCCCATTGCAAAAAATCTCTGTCGCCCTCTTTCCCCTCATCTTTTATAACTGGAATTATTGTTATTTTTTTGCCAGAAAAACCCAAGGTGTCATAAACTCTTGTGTAAGGATAGGAGCGAGTACGCTTTGCCGAAACCCACCAACTTATAGCGACTTTATTTTCTTTGGTGATATTAAGAATAAAAGAAGCACAAGAAGCCAACGCTCTTTCTAAATCTTTGTAAGCAAAAACCTCTAAATCCCGACAAAGAAGCGGATTATACTTTATACCTTTGATTTTAGCTAATATGTCCATATTTTCCTGCTTTACGATTGATAATTTCTAATTTGTCGTTTTGATCTGTAAAAAAAGTACTTTGACTGCCGTCAAAACCTAACTTTTTTTTGATAACTGGAACGAGCGACTTTTTTATTTCAATACCAATACTATTTCTTTCCAGTTCGCGCGCCTTTTTCATTGTTGTGCCGCTACCAGCAAATGGGTCCAATATGGTTTCACCTTTGTAAGAAAAAAGTTTAATTGCACGATATGGTAATTCTTCAGGAAAAGCCGCGATGCCCTTTTCCAATGGCGAGCCGGGCATTACATTATTCATTTCCCAAAGTGTCATATACCATTTTTTGCTTAAAAATTCTTTTTTATCAACTTTTGAAGCTTCGCGAACTTCTTTAGAAATTGAACGATAGTCAAATTTTCCCTTTTGAAAAATAATAATATTTTCAAGTAGGTTATCAGGATAAAAATACATCGGATAAGGATTTTGAAGCATTACCCCACTACGGCGGCTAATTCTTAAATAGCCATCTGGTTTTTTCCAAACGATTCTATCTCTATATCTAAAACCGGCTTCTTGAAAAATTTTTGTTGCGTCAGCAACGATAGGAAATTTTTCGCCGTCTATCAGCATATCATCAATATTCAAAACAGCGATTCTTCCGTCCTGCAAAACTCTAAATGTTTCTTGTGCAAAATTTCTTAATACGCCAAGATATTGCCCATAAGTTTTGAATAATCCTTTATAATCAAATGGGGCATTAAAATAGGGTGGCGAAGTTACCATTAAATGGACGCTTCCGTTAGGAATTTCTTCCATGCTCATACAATTTCCAAGTATCAATTTATGTGTAGTTGCCATATTTTTTTAATCCTTAAATAAATCGGCGGCAGAAACGCCGAGAGCTTTAGCTATTTTTTCTAATGTATCAACGGTAGGATTTGGACTTTCGCCAGTTTCAATTTTAACAATAGTATTTAACGCCAAATCAGCGTCTTTTGATAGCCGATCTTGGGAAATGCCTTTTTTTAATCGAAGTTTGCGGATATTTTCACTAACTGTATTTGCCATAATGTTTTGACTTTGATAAACTATTATAATATACTACTTGTAGTGAGTGTATATCATCTTGCTTAATATAATGATACCGCAAACTTCAAAAATAAGCAAACAAATCTTAGGGAGTTCCTTAAATTTTTCCGCACACGGGTGGTGGGGCAAGGAAAAGAATTGTAAGCCCGCCGAAAAAATCGC
This genomic stretch from Parcubacteria group bacterium CG10_big_fil_rev_8_21_14_0_10_36_14 harbors:
- a CDS encoding site-specific DNA-methyltransferase, yielding MATTHKLILGNCMSMEEIPNGSVHLMVTSPPYFNAPFDYKGLFKTYGQYLGVLRNFAQETFRVLQDGRIAVLNIDDMLIDGEKFPIVADATKIFQEAGFRYRDRIVWKKPDGYLRISRRSGVMLQNPYPMYFYPDNLLENIIIFQKGKFDYRSISKEVREASKVDKKEFLSKKWYMTLWEMNNVMPGSPLEKGIAAFPEELPYRAIKLFSYKGETILDPFAGSGTTMKKARELERNSIGIEIKKSLVPVIKKKLGFDGSQSTFFTDQNDKLEIINRKAGKYGHIS
- a CDS encoding DNA-binding protein; protein product: MANTVSENIRKLRLKKGISQDRLSKDADLALNTIVKIETGESPNPTVDTLEKIAKALGVSAADLFKD